Proteins from a genomic interval of Chelonoidis abingdonii isolate Lonesome George chromosome 7, CheloAbing_2.0, whole genome shotgun sequence:
- the RGS14 gene encoding regulator of G-protein signaling 14 isoform X1: protein MPGKAKHLGVQSGHMGLAVSDGELNSSGARGSSHSVHSLPGAQSAGYTAQLPVASWAESFETLLQDRVAVTYFTEFLKKEFSAENVYFWQACERFQQIPARNTQQLAQEARRIYEEFLSSHAVSPVNIDRQAWIGEEMLATPTPDMFRVQQLQIFNLMKFDSYARFVKSPLFQACMRAENEGQPLPDLRAHSRNSSPPPELGKKAKLKLGKSLPLGVEVAGSCAGRSPHRSLRRGERREPSWTEVEDSNGSSSLWRESQGSLNSSASLDLGFLSSSCSSSSMASSSQAESHRKSLGGTEPDPQARPSKYCCVYLPDGTASLASVRAGVSIRDMLAGLCEKRGFSLPDIKVYLVGNEQKALVLDQDSVVLMDQEVKLENRVSFELEISPLSKTVRITAKSTKCLREALQPVLGKYGVDVEQALLRRQGEPGALDLGKLVSTVAAQKLILEAATELKVTGSSDTVVAASPLRCKEGAPTGTEVEADMLSEVPPSFTRSRPAAPRGMNRCTYDLEGLVELLNRAQSCRANDQRGLLSKEVLVLPDFLQLPEQDAGPSENSEWQHGPCDASPTAKGASAPCPLDPTLAQPPVHSELN, encoded by the exons ATGCCTGGGAAAGCAAAGCACCTGGGCGTTCAAAGCGGCCACATG GGCCTGGCTGTGTCAGATGGAG AGTTAAACAGCTCCGGGGCCCGGGGCAGTAGCCACAGTGTGCACAGCCTGCCTGGTGCCCAGAGCGCAGGCTACACTGCGCAGCTGCCTGTGGCCAGCTGGGCTGAGTCCTTCGAGACACTGCTGCAGGACCGGGTGGCCGTCACCTACTTCACC gagTTTTTGAAGAAGGAGTTTAGCGCTGAGAACGTTTACTTCTGGCAGGCGTGTGAGCGATTCCAGCAGATCCCAGCCAGGAACACGCAGCAG ctggcccaggaggCCCGGCGGATCTATGAGGAGTTCCTGTCCAGCCACGCGGTCAGCCCCGTTAACATCGACCGGCAGGCCTGGATCGGGGAAGAAATGCTGGCCACGCCCACCCCAGACATGTTCCGagtccagcagctccag ATCTTTAACCTGATGAAGTTCGACAGCTACGCGCGCTTTGTGAAGTCCCCGCTGTTCCAGGCGTGTATGAGGGCTGAGAATGAGGGACAGCCGCTCCCCGACCTGCGGGCTCACTCCCGGAACAGCAGCCCCCCACCTGAGCTCGGCAAG AAGGCGAAGCTGAAGCTGGGCAAGTCCCTGccactgggggtggaggtggccgGCAGCTGTGCTGGCAGGAGCCCCCACAGGTCCCTCAGGAGAGGGGAGCGGAGAGAGCCCTCGTGGACAG AGGTGGAAGACAGCAATGGGAGCTCGTCCCTGTGGCGTGAGTCCCAGGGCTCCCTGAATTCCTCTGCGAGCCTGGACCTGGGCTTCCTCTCGTcgtcctgcagcagcagcagcatggccagcagctccCAAGCAGAG aGCCACAGGAAGAGCCTGGGAGGCACAGAGCCCGACCCACAGGCCAGGCCCAGCAAGTACTGCTGTGTGTACCTGCCAGATGGCACGGCTTCGCTGGCCTCAGTGCGGGCTGGCGTCTCCATCCGCGACATGCTGGCAGGCCTCTGTGAGAAGCGCGGCTTCAGCCTCCCTGACATCAAGGTCTACCTGGTTGGCAATGAACAG AAGGCTCTGGTGCTGGACCAGGACAGTGTGGTTCTGATggaccaggaggtgaagctggAGAACAGAGTCAGTTTTGA GTTGGAAATTTCCCCCCTCAGTAAAACAGTGCGAATCACTGCAAAGTCGACCAAGTGCCTGCGGGAGGCACTGCAGCCTGTGCTGGGGAAGTACGGCGTGGATGTGGAGCAGGCACTGCTGCGGCGG CAGGGGGAGCCGGGAGCCCTGGACCTGGGGAAGCTGGTCAGCACCGTGGCTGCACAGAAGCTCATCCTGGAAGCTGCGACAG AATTGAAAGTGACTGGCTCTAGTGACACtgttgtggctgcttcccccctTCGGTGCAAG gagGGTGCCCCCACAGGCACAGAGGTGGAAGCAGACATGCTGTCAGAGGTGCCCCCGTCCTTCACCAGGTCCAGGCCAGCAGCCCCGCGGGGCATGAATCGGTGCACGTATGACCTGGAAG GGCTGGTGGAGCTGCTGAACCGGgcccagagctgcagggccaaCGACCAGCGTGGGCTGCTCTCTAAAGAGGTCCTGGTCCTGCCCGActtcctgcagctgccagagCAGGATGCTGGCCCCAGCGAGAACTCTGAGTGGCAGCATGGCCCCTGTGATGCCAGCCCCACAGCAAAGGGGGCTAGTGCCCCTTGCCCCCTGGATCCCACACTGGCGCAGCCACCTGTCCACTCTGAACTGAACTGA
- the RGS14 gene encoding regulator of G-protein signaling 14 isoform X4 encodes MPGKAKHLGVQSGHMGLAVSDGELNSSGARGSSHSVHSLPGAQSAGYTAQLPVASWAESFETLLQDRVAVTYFTEFLKKEFSAENVYFWQACERFQQIPARNTQQLAQEARRIYEEFLSSHAVSPVNIDRQAWIGEEMLATPTPDMFRVQQLQKAKLKLGKSLPLGVEVAGSCAGRSPHRSLRRGERREPSWTEVEDSNGSSSLWRESQGSLNSSASLDLGFLSSSCSSSSMASSSQAESHRKSLGGTEPDPQARPSKYCCVYLPDGTASLASVRAGVSIRDMLAGLCEKRGFSLPDIKVYLVGNEQKALVLDQDSVVLMDQEVKLENRVSFELEISPLSKTVRITAKSTKCLREALQPVLGKYGVDVEQALLRRQGEPGALDLGKLVSTVAAQKLILEAATELKVTGSSDTVVAASPLRCKEGAPTGTEVEADMLSEVPPSFTRSRPAAPRGMNRCTYDLEGLVELLNRAQSCRANDQRGLLSKEVLVLPDFLQLPEQDAGPSENSEWQHGPCDASPTAKGASAPCPLDPTLAQPPVHSELN; translated from the exons ATGCCTGGGAAAGCAAAGCACCTGGGCGTTCAAAGCGGCCACATG GGCCTGGCTGTGTCAGATGGAG AGTTAAACAGCTCCGGGGCCCGGGGCAGTAGCCACAGTGTGCACAGCCTGCCTGGTGCCCAGAGCGCAGGCTACACTGCGCAGCTGCCTGTGGCCAGCTGGGCTGAGTCCTTCGAGACACTGCTGCAGGACCGGGTGGCCGTCACCTACTTCACC gagTTTTTGAAGAAGGAGTTTAGCGCTGAGAACGTTTACTTCTGGCAGGCGTGTGAGCGATTCCAGCAGATCCCAGCCAGGAACACGCAGCAG ctggcccaggaggCCCGGCGGATCTATGAGGAGTTCCTGTCCAGCCACGCGGTCAGCCCCGTTAACATCGACCGGCAGGCCTGGATCGGGGAAGAAATGCTGGCCACGCCCACCCCAGACATGTTCCGagtccagcagctccag AAGGCGAAGCTGAAGCTGGGCAAGTCCCTGccactgggggtggaggtggccgGCAGCTGTGCTGGCAGGAGCCCCCACAGGTCCCTCAGGAGAGGGGAGCGGAGAGAGCCCTCGTGGACAG AGGTGGAAGACAGCAATGGGAGCTCGTCCCTGTGGCGTGAGTCCCAGGGCTCCCTGAATTCCTCTGCGAGCCTGGACCTGGGCTTCCTCTCGTcgtcctgcagcagcagcagcatggccagcagctccCAAGCAGAG aGCCACAGGAAGAGCCTGGGAGGCACAGAGCCCGACCCACAGGCCAGGCCCAGCAAGTACTGCTGTGTGTACCTGCCAGATGGCACGGCTTCGCTGGCCTCAGTGCGGGCTGGCGTCTCCATCCGCGACATGCTGGCAGGCCTCTGTGAGAAGCGCGGCTTCAGCCTCCCTGACATCAAGGTCTACCTGGTTGGCAATGAACAG AAGGCTCTGGTGCTGGACCAGGACAGTGTGGTTCTGATggaccaggaggtgaagctggAGAACAGAGTCAGTTTTGA GTTGGAAATTTCCCCCCTCAGTAAAACAGTGCGAATCACTGCAAAGTCGACCAAGTGCCTGCGGGAGGCACTGCAGCCTGTGCTGGGGAAGTACGGCGTGGATGTGGAGCAGGCACTGCTGCGGCGG CAGGGGGAGCCGGGAGCCCTGGACCTGGGGAAGCTGGTCAGCACCGTGGCTGCACAGAAGCTCATCCTGGAAGCTGCGACAG AATTGAAAGTGACTGGCTCTAGTGACACtgttgtggctgcttcccccctTCGGTGCAAG gagGGTGCCCCCACAGGCACAGAGGTGGAAGCAGACATGCTGTCAGAGGTGCCCCCGTCCTTCACCAGGTCCAGGCCAGCAGCCCCGCGGGGCATGAATCGGTGCACGTATGACCTGGAAG GGCTGGTGGAGCTGCTGAACCGGgcccagagctgcagggccaaCGACCAGCGTGGGCTGCTCTCTAAAGAGGTCCTGGTCCTGCCCGActtcctgcagctgccagagCAGGATGCTGGCCCCAGCGAGAACTCTGAGTGGCAGCATGGCCCCTGTGATGCCAGCCCCACAGCAAAGGGGGCTAGTGCCCCTTGCCCCCTGGATCCCACACTGGCGCAGCCACCTGTCCACTCTGAACTGAACTGA
- the RGS14 gene encoding regulator of G-protein signaling 14 isoform X2, whose translation MPGKAKHLGVQSGHMGLAVSDGELNSSGARGSSHSVHSLPGAQSAGYTAQLPVASWAESFETLLQDRVAVTYFTEFLKKEFSAENVYFWQACERFQQIPARNTQQLAQEARRIYEEFLSSHAVSPVNIDRQAWIGEEMLATPTPDMFRVQQLQIFNLMKFDSYARFVKSPLFQACMRAENEGQPLPDLRAHSRNSSPPPELGKKAKLKLGKSLPLGVEVAGSCAGRSPHRSLRRGERREPSWTEVEDSNGSSSLWRESQGSLNSSASLDLGFLSSSCSSSSMASSSQAESHRKSLGGTEPDPQARPSKYCCVYLPDGTASLASVRAGVSIRDMLAGLCEKRGFSLPDIKVYLVGNEQKALVLDQDSVVLMDQEVKLENRVSFELEISPLSKTVRITAKSTKCLREALQPVLGKYGVDVEQALLRRGEPGALDLGKLVSTVAAQKLILEAATELKVTGSSDTVVAASPLRCKEGAPTGTEVEADMLSEVPPSFTRSRPAAPRGMNRCTYDLEGLVELLNRAQSCRANDQRGLLSKEVLVLPDFLQLPEQDAGPSENSEWQHGPCDASPTAKGASAPCPLDPTLAQPPVHSELN comes from the exons ATGCCTGGGAAAGCAAAGCACCTGGGCGTTCAAAGCGGCCACATG GGCCTGGCTGTGTCAGATGGAG AGTTAAACAGCTCCGGGGCCCGGGGCAGTAGCCACAGTGTGCACAGCCTGCCTGGTGCCCAGAGCGCAGGCTACACTGCGCAGCTGCCTGTGGCCAGCTGGGCTGAGTCCTTCGAGACACTGCTGCAGGACCGGGTGGCCGTCACCTACTTCACC gagTTTTTGAAGAAGGAGTTTAGCGCTGAGAACGTTTACTTCTGGCAGGCGTGTGAGCGATTCCAGCAGATCCCAGCCAGGAACACGCAGCAG ctggcccaggaggCCCGGCGGATCTATGAGGAGTTCCTGTCCAGCCACGCGGTCAGCCCCGTTAACATCGACCGGCAGGCCTGGATCGGGGAAGAAATGCTGGCCACGCCCACCCCAGACATGTTCCGagtccagcagctccag ATCTTTAACCTGATGAAGTTCGACAGCTACGCGCGCTTTGTGAAGTCCCCGCTGTTCCAGGCGTGTATGAGGGCTGAGAATGAGGGACAGCCGCTCCCCGACCTGCGGGCTCACTCCCGGAACAGCAGCCCCCCACCTGAGCTCGGCAAG AAGGCGAAGCTGAAGCTGGGCAAGTCCCTGccactgggggtggaggtggccgGCAGCTGTGCTGGCAGGAGCCCCCACAGGTCCCTCAGGAGAGGGGAGCGGAGAGAGCCCTCGTGGACAG AGGTGGAAGACAGCAATGGGAGCTCGTCCCTGTGGCGTGAGTCCCAGGGCTCCCTGAATTCCTCTGCGAGCCTGGACCTGGGCTTCCTCTCGTcgtcctgcagcagcagcagcatggccagcagctccCAAGCAGAG aGCCACAGGAAGAGCCTGGGAGGCACAGAGCCCGACCCACAGGCCAGGCCCAGCAAGTACTGCTGTGTGTACCTGCCAGATGGCACGGCTTCGCTGGCCTCAGTGCGGGCTGGCGTCTCCATCCGCGACATGCTGGCAGGCCTCTGTGAGAAGCGCGGCTTCAGCCTCCCTGACATCAAGGTCTACCTGGTTGGCAATGAACAG AAGGCTCTGGTGCTGGACCAGGACAGTGTGGTTCTGATggaccaggaggtgaagctggAGAACAGAGTCAGTTTTGA GTTGGAAATTTCCCCCCTCAGTAAAACAGTGCGAATCACTGCAAAGTCGACCAAGTGCCTGCGGGAGGCACTGCAGCCTGTGCTGGGGAAGTACGGCGTGGATGTGGAGCAGGCACTGCTGCGGCGG GGGGAGCCGGGAGCCCTGGACCTGGGGAAGCTGGTCAGCACCGTGGCTGCACAGAAGCTCATCCTGGAAGCTGCGACAG AATTGAAAGTGACTGGCTCTAGTGACACtgttgtggctgcttcccccctTCGGTGCAAG gagGGTGCCCCCACAGGCACAGAGGTGGAAGCAGACATGCTGTCAGAGGTGCCCCCGTCCTTCACCAGGTCCAGGCCAGCAGCCCCGCGGGGCATGAATCGGTGCACGTATGACCTGGAAG GGCTGGTGGAGCTGCTGAACCGGgcccagagctgcagggccaaCGACCAGCGTGGGCTGCTCTCTAAAGAGGTCCTGGTCCTGCCCGActtcctgcagctgccagagCAGGATGCTGGCCCCAGCGAGAACTCTGAGTGGCAGCATGGCCCCTGTGATGCCAGCCCCACAGCAAAGGGGGCTAGTGCCCCTTGCCCCCTGGATCCCACACTGGCGCAGCCACCTGTCCACTCTGAACTGAACTGA
- the RGS14 gene encoding regulator of G-protein signaling 14 isoform X3: protein MSLLHSSACWGLAVSDGELNSSGARGSSHSVHSLPGAQSAGYTAQLPVASWAESFETLLQDRVAVTYFTEFLKKEFSAENVYFWQACERFQQIPARNTQQLAQEARRIYEEFLSSHAVSPVNIDRQAWIGEEMLATPTPDMFRVQQLQIFNLMKFDSYARFVKSPLFQACMRAENEGQPLPDLRAHSRNSSPPPELGKKAKLKLGKSLPLGVEVAGSCAGRSPHRSLRRGERREPSWTEVEDSNGSSSLWRESQGSLNSSASLDLGFLSSSCSSSSMASSSQAESHRKSLGGTEPDPQARPSKYCCVYLPDGTASLASVRAGVSIRDMLAGLCEKRGFSLPDIKVYLVGNEQKALVLDQDSVVLMDQEVKLENRVSFELEISPLSKTVRITAKSTKCLREALQPVLGKYGVDVEQALLRRQGEPGALDLGKLVSTVAAQKLILEAATELKVTGSSDTVVAASPLRCKEGAPTGTEVEADMLSEVPPSFTRSRPAAPRGMNRCTYDLEGLVELLNRAQSCRANDQRGLLSKEVLVLPDFLQLPEQDAGPSENSEWQHGPCDASPTAKGASAPCPLDPTLAQPPVHSELN from the exons ATGAGCCTGTTGCACAGTTCGGCATGTTGG GGCCTGGCTGTGTCAGATGGAG AGTTAAACAGCTCCGGGGCCCGGGGCAGTAGCCACAGTGTGCACAGCCTGCCTGGTGCCCAGAGCGCAGGCTACACTGCGCAGCTGCCTGTGGCCAGCTGGGCTGAGTCCTTCGAGACACTGCTGCAGGACCGGGTGGCCGTCACCTACTTCACC gagTTTTTGAAGAAGGAGTTTAGCGCTGAGAACGTTTACTTCTGGCAGGCGTGTGAGCGATTCCAGCAGATCCCAGCCAGGAACACGCAGCAG ctggcccaggaggCCCGGCGGATCTATGAGGAGTTCCTGTCCAGCCACGCGGTCAGCCCCGTTAACATCGACCGGCAGGCCTGGATCGGGGAAGAAATGCTGGCCACGCCCACCCCAGACATGTTCCGagtccagcagctccag ATCTTTAACCTGATGAAGTTCGACAGCTACGCGCGCTTTGTGAAGTCCCCGCTGTTCCAGGCGTGTATGAGGGCTGAGAATGAGGGACAGCCGCTCCCCGACCTGCGGGCTCACTCCCGGAACAGCAGCCCCCCACCTGAGCTCGGCAAG AAGGCGAAGCTGAAGCTGGGCAAGTCCCTGccactgggggtggaggtggccgGCAGCTGTGCTGGCAGGAGCCCCCACAGGTCCCTCAGGAGAGGGGAGCGGAGAGAGCCCTCGTGGACAG AGGTGGAAGACAGCAATGGGAGCTCGTCCCTGTGGCGTGAGTCCCAGGGCTCCCTGAATTCCTCTGCGAGCCTGGACCTGGGCTTCCTCTCGTcgtcctgcagcagcagcagcatggccagcagctccCAAGCAGAG aGCCACAGGAAGAGCCTGGGAGGCACAGAGCCCGACCCACAGGCCAGGCCCAGCAAGTACTGCTGTGTGTACCTGCCAGATGGCACGGCTTCGCTGGCCTCAGTGCGGGCTGGCGTCTCCATCCGCGACATGCTGGCAGGCCTCTGTGAGAAGCGCGGCTTCAGCCTCCCTGACATCAAGGTCTACCTGGTTGGCAATGAACAG AAGGCTCTGGTGCTGGACCAGGACAGTGTGGTTCTGATggaccaggaggtgaagctggAGAACAGAGTCAGTTTTGA GTTGGAAATTTCCCCCCTCAGTAAAACAGTGCGAATCACTGCAAAGTCGACCAAGTGCCTGCGGGAGGCACTGCAGCCTGTGCTGGGGAAGTACGGCGTGGATGTGGAGCAGGCACTGCTGCGGCGG CAGGGGGAGCCGGGAGCCCTGGACCTGGGGAAGCTGGTCAGCACCGTGGCTGCACAGAAGCTCATCCTGGAAGCTGCGACAG AATTGAAAGTGACTGGCTCTAGTGACACtgttgtggctgcttcccccctTCGGTGCAAG gagGGTGCCCCCACAGGCACAGAGGTGGAAGCAGACATGCTGTCAGAGGTGCCCCCGTCCTTCACCAGGTCCAGGCCAGCAGCCCCGCGGGGCATGAATCGGTGCACGTATGACCTGGAAG GGCTGGTGGAGCTGCTGAACCGGgcccagagctgcagggccaaCGACCAGCGTGGGCTGCTCTCTAAAGAGGTCCTGGTCCTGCCCGActtcctgcagctgccagagCAGGATGCTGGCCCCAGCGAGAACTCTGAGTGGCAGCATGGCCCCTGTGATGCCAGCCCCACAGCAAAGGGGGCTAGTGCCCCTTGCCCCCTGGATCCCACACTGGCGCAGCCACCTGTCCACTCTGAACTGAACTGA